Proteins encoded together in one Streptomyces umbrinus window:
- a CDS encoding polysaccharide deacetylase family protein: MARHSGGRGWYGKVLGAALGVALVAGGASTWAAQAGAVGTSSPNASSSAEPGGAKPVAVTIAHASDKGARGVNITIDDGPDPVWTPQVLDVLREYGVKATFCMVGTQAQAHPDLVKKVVAAGHRLCDHSVSHDTAMDKNSQAYQSKQILDAERMITKASGGVRPMYYRAPGGAFTPYSRKLAASHGMRPLGWNVDSKDFERPGTDAIVATVEREVPNGPTLLFHDAGGDRSQTVEALGRILPRLKEQGYSFGFPVC, encoded by the coding sequence ATGGCGCGGCACAGCGGCGGGCGGGGCTGGTACGGCAAGGTGCTCGGCGCGGCGCTCGGGGTGGCGTTGGTCGCCGGCGGTGCCTCGACGTGGGCGGCGCAGGCCGGTGCCGTCGGCACCTCGTCGCCGAACGCGTCCTCGTCGGCCGAGCCGGGTGGTGCCAAGCCGGTCGCGGTGACCATCGCGCACGCCTCGGACAAGGGGGCGCGTGGCGTCAACATCACCATCGACGACGGCCCCGACCCCGTGTGGACCCCCCAAGTCCTCGACGTACTGCGGGAGTACGGGGTGAAGGCCACGTTCTGCATGGTGGGGACGCAGGCGCAGGCCCACCCGGACCTCGTGAAGAAGGTCGTCGCGGCCGGGCACCGGCTGTGCGACCACTCGGTGTCGCACGACACCGCCATGGACAAGAACTCCCAGGCCTACCAGTCGAAGCAGATCCTCGACGCCGAACGCATGATCACCAAGGCGTCCGGGGGCGTGCGCCCGATGTACTACCGGGCGCCCGGCGGGGCCTTCACCCCGTACAGCCGCAAGCTCGCCGCCTCGCACGGCATGCGCCCGCTGGGCTGGAACGTGGACAGCAAGGACTTCGAGCGGCCGGGCACGGACGCCATCGTCGCCACCGTCGAGCGGGAGGTGCCGAACGGGCCGACGCTCCTCTTCCACGACGCGGGAGGCGACCGCTCCCAGACCGTCGAGGCCCTGGGCCGGATCCTTCCCCGGCTCAAGGAGCAGGGCTACTCCTTCGGCTTCCCGGTGTGCTGA
- a CDS encoding L,D-transpeptidase — protein sequence MSRLSRTRVLAHAHVRAAVVAAATAALLAPLAACSSSGSADGPDARADNKVKPGADERPVKVTVTPTGERVPAGEPVRVTAAGGTLTSVTVTDAEGRKLAGKAASDGRSWVSDRKAAPGAAYTVTAATRTEGGTAKNTRATFTTAEADKVNKVDWRPGAASTVGVAQPISLVFDNPVKNKTEVEKQLRITTSNDTEGSWGWLTDWSGRDRVDWRPKEYWKPGTKVTLKADLNGTDSGAAGGWFVRDYTTTFTIGARQTVKVDLDRHQLTLVRDGKTVRRIPVSGGTPGGDKRSWRGTAVLMAKEGTINMNSETVNLGDAYNKMVDYSMRLTWSGMYAHAAPWNARYFGNSNQSSGCIGMSDANAAWFYGQVRPGDPFEITGKDTKGVVAPGNGFGAWNLSWTEWQRKSALR from the coding sequence TTGTCCCGGTTGTCCCGCACCCGCGTACTCGCCCATGCCCACGTCCGGGCCGCCGTCGTGGCCGCCGCCACGGCCGCGCTGCTGGCGCCGCTCGCCGCCTGCTCGTCGAGCGGCTCCGCCGACGGCCCGGACGCCAGGGCGGACAACAAGGTGAAGCCGGGCGCCGACGAACGCCCCGTCAAGGTCACCGTCACGCCCACGGGAGAGCGGGTCCCGGCGGGCGAGCCCGTGCGGGTAACGGCCGCGGGCGGCACACTCACCTCGGTGACGGTCACCGACGCCGAGGGCCGCAAACTCGCCGGGAAGGCCGCCTCCGACGGGCGGTCGTGGGTCTCCGACCGCAAGGCCGCACCCGGCGCGGCGTACACGGTGACGGCGGCGACCAGGACCGAGGGCGGAACCGCCAAGAACACCAGGGCCACCTTCACCACGGCCGAGGCGGACAAGGTCAACAAGGTCGACTGGCGGCCGGGCGCCGCCTCCACCGTCGGCGTCGCGCAGCCGATCTCCCTGGTCTTCGACAATCCGGTCAAGAACAAGACCGAGGTCGAGAAGCAGCTCAGGATCACCACCTCGAACGACACCGAGGGCTCCTGGGGCTGGCTGACCGACTGGTCGGGCCGGGACCGGGTGGACTGGCGGCCCAAGGAGTACTGGAAGCCCGGCACCAAGGTCACGCTCAAGGCCGACCTGAACGGCACCGACTCGGGCGCGGCCGGCGGCTGGTTCGTACGTGACTACACGACCACCTTCACCATCGGCGCCCGGCAGACGGTCAAGGTCGACCTCGACCGCCATCAACTCACGCTCGTACGCGACGGCAAGACGGTCCGGCGCATACCGGTCTCCGGTGGCACGCCCGGCGGTGACAAGCGGTCCTGGCGTGGAACCGCCGTGCTCATGGCCAAGGAGGGCACGATCAACATGAACTCCGAGACGGTGAACCTGGGCGACGCCTACAACAAGATGGTCGACTACTCGATGCGGCTGACCTGGTCGGGCATGTACGCGCACGCCGCCCCGTGGAACGCCCGCTACTTCGGCAACTCCAACCAGAGTTCCGGCTGCATAGGGATGAGCGACGCGAACGCCGCCTGGTTCTACGGGCAGGTGCGGCCCGGCGACCCGTTCGAGATCACCGGCAAGGACACCAAGGGCGTGGTCGCGCCCGGCAACGGCTTCGGCGCGTGGAACCTCTCGTGGACCGAGTGGCAGCGGAAGAGCGCGCTGCGCTGA
- a CDS encoding lipid II:glycine glycyltransferase FemX, which yields MSALLVPPSRVPQPRNPGVALRTITAETYRAFLASPAGAALGAGFLQCPSWADVKEGWRAQLLGWGPDPEAGQLTGVALVLLRQFPGTRKYFAYLPEGPVADWNDPDVDAWLGPLLEHLRRAGAFAVRIGPSPAYRRWDAALLKPLTGPGRRLGDVLASEVDPLGTAVAERLRARGWRRCGGDGTGGEETRGGGTGGDGDAQPRHVFQVPLAGRTAEDLWSGLNQEWRRNVRRARKEGVEVVVGSAAELPEFYRLLGITERRDGFRLGRSLAYYERQYAVLNAEEPGRMKLYLTRHRGEILAAHTMITVGRRVWYQTGASADHRREVRPSNALQWRMLLDAHALGADVYDMRGVPSTLDPEERTYGLLRWKLGTGGQVVETLGEWERALGGGANHALHRAFQAYLNRR from the coding sequence GTGTCAGCGCTGCTCGTGCCGCCCAGCCGCGTGCCCCAGCCACGGAACCCGGGCGTGGCCCTGCGAACCATCACCGCGGAGACGTACCGCGCCTTCCTCGCGTCCCCCGCCGGCGCCGCCCTCGGCGCCGGATTCCTCCAGTGCCCGTCCTGGGCCGACGTCAAGGAGGGCTGGCGCGCCCAACTGCTCGGCTGGGGGCCGGATCCAGAGGCGGGCCAACTGACCGGCGTGGCCCTGGTGTTGCTGCGGCAGTTTCCCGGCACACGGAAGTACTTCGCCTACCTTCCCGAAGGGCCCGTCGCCGACTGGAACGACCCCGACGTCGACGCCTGGCTCGGCCCGCTCCTCGAACACCTGCGCCGCGCGGGCGCCTTCGCCGTGCGCATCGGTCCGTCGCCCGCCTACCGGCGCTGGGACGCCGCCCTGCTCAAGCCGCTCACCGGCCCCGGCCGACGCCTGGGCGACGTACTCGCCAGTGAGGTCGACCCGCTCGGCACCGCCGTCGCCGAGCGGCTGCGGGCCCGGGGCTGGCGCCGCTGCGGCGGTGACGGCACCGGAGGGGAGGAGACCAGAGGGGGCGGGACCGGTGGGGACGGGGACGCCCAGCCCCGGCACGTCTTCCAGGTGCCACTCGCCGGACGCACCGCCGAGGACCTGTGGTCCGGGCTCAACCAGGAGTGGCGACGCAATGTGCGCCGGGCCCGGAAGGAGGGCGTGGAGGTGGTGGTGGGCAGTGCGGCGGAACTCCCGGAGTTCTACCGGCTGTTGGGCATCACCGAGCGACGCGACGGGTTCCGGCTCGGCCGCTCGCTCGCTTACTACGAGCGTCAGTACGCGGTGCTCAACGCCGAGGAACCGGGCCGGATGAAGCTGTACCTCACCCGGCACCGGGGCGAGATCCTCGCCGCCCACACGATGATCACGGTGGGCCGCCGGGTCTGGTACCAGACCGGTGCCTCGGCCGACCACCGTCGCGAGGTCCGGCCCTCCAATGCCCTGCAGTGGCGGATGCTGCTGGACGCCCACGCTCTGGGCGCAGACGTCTACGACATGCGCGGGGTACCCTCCACTCTCGATCCTGAGGAACGTACGTACGGACTGCTGCGGTGGAAGCTCGGCACCGGCGGGCAGGTCGTCGAGACGTTGGGGGAGTGGGAGAGAGCATTGGGCGGCGGTGCCAACCACGCGCTTCACCGCGCCTTCCAGGCGTACCTGAACCGCCGATGA
- the murJ gene encoding murein biosynthesis integral membrane protein MurJ — MKQTTPTAPTTTPPVKTAARGSAVMAAGSVVSRATGFARSAVVAAALGTIGPVADGYAVGNALPTIVYMLLLGGALNAVFVPELVKAAKEHDDGGVAYTDRLVTVCVVALLAITATAVWAAPAIVDAYTDYTGPQAAMTTALARYCLPQIFFLGLFTLLGQVLNARGRFGAMMWAPVLNNLVVMTVFGLYLALAMGGGDTLTATGTAVLGWGTTAGIAVQALALLPALRAARFRWRPRFDWRGSGLTRPLRAAGWLVLLVLANQAAYWVTTRLATTAGLDGGPGYGAYNNAYALWVVPHGIITVSVVTALMPRMSAAAADGDTAAVRRDVSHALRVCASAVVPAACALFALAQPVMALVFGYGRTGADDTAAMAGILMAFAPGLVALSGQYVLSRAFYALSDTRTPFLLNLVIVALNAGLSVAAAHLLPARWAVTGMAAAYSLALCVGWAVTGLVLSRRLAVARPQHPSAAARPQHSSSVVRLLRSPSVGAHARLLLAAVPATALGHVAAQGAVRAGALVAATAGAVVVVLVFALLARPLRLAELVALLSGVRRRRTRNRT, encoded by the coding sequence ATGAAGCAGACGACACCGACGGCCCCGACCACCACCCCACCGGTGAAGACGGCGGCCCGCGGCAGTGCCGTCATGGCCGCCGGGTCCGTCGTCTCCCGGGCCACCGGCTTCGCCCGCTCCGCCGTGGTCGCGGCGGCGCTCGGCACCATCGGGCCGGTCGCCGACGGATACGCGGTCGGCAACGCCCTGCCCACCATCGTCTACATGCTGCTCCTCGGCGGCGCGCTGAACGCCGTCTTCGTGCCCGAGCTGGTCAAGGCCGCCAAGGAGCACGACGACGGCGGTGTCGCGTACACCGACCGGCTCGTCACGGTCTGCGTCGTCGCCCTGCTGGCGATCACCGCGACCGCGGTGTGGGCGGCTCCCGCGATCGTCGACGCGTACACCGACTACACCGGCCCGCAGGCGGCCATGACCACCGCGCTCGCCCGCTACTGCCTGCCGCAGATCTTCTTCCTCGGACTGTTCACGCTGCTCGGACAAGTCCTCAACGCGCGGGGCAGGTTCGGCGCGATGATGTGGGCGCCGGTCCTCAACAACCTCGTCGTCATGACCGTGTTCGGTCTGTACCTGGCGCTGGCCATGGGCGGCGGCGACACGCTCACCGCGACCGGGACCGCCGTGCTCGGCTGGGGCACGACCGCCGGTATCGCCGTCCAGGCACTCGCCCTCCTCCCCGCGCTGCGCGCGGCCCGCTTCCGCTGGCGCCCCCGCTTCGACTGGCGCGGCAGCGGACTGACCCGCCCGCTGAGAGCGGCCGGCTGGCTGGTGCTCCTCGTCCTGGCCAACCAGGCCGCGTACTGGGTCACCACCCGCCTTGCCACCACCGCGGGCCTCGACGGCGGCCCCGGATACGGCGCGTACAACAACGCCTATGCCCTGTGGGTCGTACCGCACGGCATCATCACGGTCTCCGTGGTGACCGCGCTGATGCCCCGGATGAGCGCGGCCGCCGCCGACGGGGACACCGCCGCCGTGCGCCGCGACGTCTCCCACGCCCTGCGCGTCTGCGCCTCCGCCGTCGTACCCGCCGCCTGCGCGCTGTTCGCCCTCGCCCAGCCGGTGATGGCCCTCGTCTTCGGGTACGGCAGGACCGGCGCCGACGACACGGCCGCCATGGCCGGGATCCTGATGGCCTTCGCGCCGGGACTCGTCGCCCTGTCCGGCCAGTACGTCCTGTCCCGCGCCTTCTACGCGCTCTCCGACACCCGTACGCCGTTCCTGCTCAACCTCGTGATCGTCGCCCTCAACGCGGGACTGTCCGTGGCCGCCGCGCACCTGCTGCCCGCTCGCTGGGCCGTTACGGGCATGGCGGCGGCGTACTCCCTGGCGCTGTGCGTCGGCTGGGCGGTGACCGGCCTGGTGCTGAGCCGCCGGCTCGCCGTCGCACGCCCCCAGCACCCGTCCGCCGCCGCTCGCCCCCAGCACTCGTCCTCCGTCGTACGCCTCCTGCGCTCGCCTTCCGTCGGCGCCCACGCGCGGCTGCTGCTCGCCGCCGTCCCCGCCACCGCGCTCGGTCACGTCGCGGCCCAGGGTGCGGTACGGGCAGGAGCCCTGGTCGCCGCAACTGCCGGGGCGGTTGTCGTCGTCCTCGTCTTCGCCCTGCTCGCCCGTCCACTGCGGCTCGCCGAACTCGTCGCGCTGCTCTCCGGCGTACGCCGCAGACGGACCCGGAACCGGACCTGA
- a CDS encoding response regulator transcription factor codes for MPRVLLIEDDPSVREGVELGLRRRGHEVRAAATGEAGLAAMTEFRPDLLLLDLMLPGMNGVQVCRQVREQSQLPIIMLTARGDDFDVVIGLEAGADDYIVKPARPEVIEARIRAVLRRLDDSGPGRPAIVVYGELTVDRVGLTVTKAGRPLALAPSELKLLLHLSAAPEQVFSRQQLLEHVWGHSFHADARLVDACVARLRGKIEDEVGSPRYVQTLRGFGYRFGPL; via the coding sequence ATGCCCCGCGTGCTCCTCATCGAGGACGACCCCTCCGTACGCGAGGGGGTCGAACTCGGTCTGCGCCGCCGCGGCCACGAGGTACGGGCGGCCGCGACCGGCGAGGCCGGCCTCGCCGCGATGACCGAATTCCGCCCCGACCTGCTGCTGCTCGACCTGATGCTGCCCGGCATGAACGGCGTACAGGTCTGCCGGCAGGTCCGCGAGCAGAGCCAGTTGCCGATCATCATGCTCACCGCGCGCGGCGACGACTTCGACGTGGTCATCGGTCTGGAGGCCGGTGCCGACGACTACATCGTCAAGCCCGCCCGTCCCGAGGTGATCGAGGCCCGGATCCGTGCCGTACTGCGCCGCCTGGACGACAGCGGTCCGGGCCGCCCGGCCATCGTGGTCTACGGAGAACTCACCGTCGACCGGGTCGGTCTGACCGTCACCAAGGCCGGCCGGCCGCTCGCGCTCGCTCCCTCGGAACTCAAGCTCCTGCTGCACCTCTCCGCCGCTCCCGAGCAGGTGTTCAGCAGGCAGCAACTCCTTGAGCACGTCTGGGGGCACAGCTTCCACGCCGACGCCCGGCTGGTGGACGCGTGCGTGGCCCGGCTGCGCGGCAAGATCGAGGACGAGGTCGGCAGCCCCCGATACGTCCAGACACTGCGGGGCTTCGGCTACCGCTTCGGGCCGCTGTGA
- a CDS encoding sensor histidine kinase — MTRQGGTATGEQRARVRAFGLRTRLLFAFLLVAAVSAGTTAALTYREARNALLETAQDTAVTSFRDHVQQTGFALPVLPGDDLDELLRNIARKGKPHPWVVFAEYGSVRASSGENPVSTVITPELRRAAHANPHGSFERVVKDGVPYLTIAMPMVFKASPDSVLPSGLVLYAVMRMTDEQVNVDALLMAGRDGALPGLAVSLIPGLIAARSVLRPVRKLREAALNMGSGRLDTRIPVRGSDELADLAHTFNESAGQLERSVRELREAEERARRFASDVSHELRTPLAGMLAVTEVLDEDADGLDADTARAVRLVSAETGKLAVLVEDLMEISRFDARAAGLNADEVDVAEAIRKTLDNRHWTDDRIRTELPDGIRARLDPRRFDVVIANLVGNALRHGGAPVTVRLRTEARSPGPPVLITDVVDSGPGIRPEALPHIFDRFYKADAARTRSAGSGLGLAITLENVKLHGGTIHAGNRRGGGAVFAVEIPLHAEGEGAGG, encoded by the coding sequence GTGACAAGACAGGGCGGTACGGCCACCGGAGAACAGCGGGCGCGGGTCAGGGCGTTCGGGTTGCGTACGCGACTGCTGTTCGCGTTCCTGCTGGTCGCCGCCGTCAGCGCGGGGACGACGGCCGCGCTGACCTACCGCGAGGCCCGCAACGCGCTGCTCGAGACCGCCCAGGACACGGCGGTCACGTCGTTCCGTGACCACGTCCAGCAGACAGGTTTCGCGCTGCCTGTGCTGCCAGGGGACGACCTGGACGAACTCCTGCGCAACATCGCCCGCAAGGGCAAGCCGCACCCCTGGGTGGTGTTCGCCGAGTACGGTTCGGTCCGCGCCTCCTCGGGCGAGAACCCCGTCTCCACCGTCATCACACCCGAACTGCGCCGCGCCGCGCATGCCAACCCCCACGGCAGCTTCGAGCGGGTCGTCAAGGACGGCGTCCCCTATCTGACCATCGCCATGCCCATGGTCTTCAAGGCGAGCCCGGACAGCGTGCTGCCCAGTGGCCTGGTCCTGTACGCCGTCATGCGGATGACCGACGAGCAGGTCAACGTCGACGCCCTCCTCATGGCCGGCCGGGACGGCGCGCTGCCCGGCCTCGCCGTCTCGCTGATACCCGGCCTGATCGCCGCACGCAGTGTGCTCCGCCCGGTGCGCAAACTGCGCGAGGCGGCCCTGAACATGGGCAGCGGCAGACTCGACACCAGGATTCCGGTGCGCGGCAGCGACGAACTGGCGGACCTGGCGCACACGTTCAACGAGTCGGCGGGCCAACTGGAGCGTTCCGTACGTGAGTTGCGCGAGGCCGAGGAACGCGCCCGCCGCTTCGCCTCCGACGTCTCGCACGAACTGCGCACCCCCCTCGCCGGAATGCTCGCCGTCACGGAGGTCCTCGACGAGGACGCGGACGGGCTGGACGCCGACACCGCCCGGGCGGTCCGGCTCGTCAGCGCGGAGACCGGGAAGCTCGCCGTGCTCGTCGAGGACCTGATGGAGATCTCCCGCTTCGACGCCCGCGCGGCCGGGCTGAACGCCGACGAGGTCGACGTGGCCGAGGCCATCCGCAAGACCCTCGACAACCGGCACTGGACCGACGACCGGATCCGCACCGAACTCCCCGACGGCATCCGGGCCCGGCTCGACCCGCGTCGCTTCGACGTGGTGATCGCCAACCTGGTCGGCAACGCCCTGCGGCACGGCGGCGCGCCCGTGACGGTACGCCTGCGCACCGAGGCACGCTCCCCGGGCCCGCCCGTGCTGATCACCGACGTCGTGGACAGCGGACCCGGTATCCGCCCCGAGGCGCTCCCGCACATCTTCGACCGCTTCTACAAGGCCGACGCGGCCCGTACCCGCTCGGCGGGCAGCGGCCTGGGACTGGCGATCACCCTGGAGAACGTGAAGCTGCACGGCGGAACGATCCACGCGGGGAACCGCCGCGGGGGCGGTGCCGTCTTCGCCGTCGAGATACCGCTGCATGCGGAAGGGGAGGGGGCCGGCGGATGA
- a CDS encoding serine/threonine-protein kinase — MLVTPEAGDRIADRYLLREPIGRGGMGVVWLAWDERLERRVAVKCARLDDDRATRRLMGEARNAGRLHHPNIVGVFDFVDEGATCWIIMEYVPSRSLAQIVTESGPLTPEEAGSIGCQIAAALAKSHDEGVVHGDVTPENILVTDEGVARLTDFGISRALWSDVTHSTTGSVRGKPRYLAPELAKGQPAGEKSDVFSLGASLFAAVEGRSPYGEAEHPMAYLARAVEGHIEPAHRAGPLDEPLTALLEVEPRRRPDAARAQKLLTRAAPPPPHIQERLHDSGTGDLASRTLRLPRLLRRPGDYTPFMLQPPRPVRRRRHHPLVVTAVALAAAGAITAGLVLLGPWASDGEDGKGGRADAKQPATARAGAIGDERTADPCGLLGAASLSRFGGTELDPDYGEIDRCDVLVRNNSGDDNADVQVNLDSDRDDFDGIVSTRLVGSLTVVTLKRDGNACERAVLTTDGKQIRVIGKQLNKVSPDPCQLADAASDRVVGVLAEGPVPRRSSPPAKNSLARLDACTLLDATELKRLPGVEADNRDGGFGSWSCDWSSDDGNREVEIQFSRDNSLDADDGKPVNVAGTKSYVIADEAEDDSCTVRTPHRTYRNSVGDPTTEHFQLTVYAPQSAKQLCDTATEFAAVVVRNIAKRLPGA, encoded by the coding sequence GTGCTGGTGACGCCGGAGGCCGGGGACAGGATCGCCGACCGGTATCTCTTGCGGGAGCCCATCGGCAGGGGCGGGATGGGCGTCGTCTGGCTGGCCTGGGACGAGCGGCTGGAGCGGCGGGTCGCGGTCAAGTGCGCACGCCTGGACGACGACCGGGCCACGCGACGGCTCATGGGCGAGGCGCGCAACGCCGGGCGGCTGCACCACCCGAACATCGTGGGTGTCTTCGACTTCGTCGACGAGGGCGCCACCTGCTGGATCATCATGGAGTACGTCCCCTCGCGCAGCCTCGCCCAGATCGTGACGGAGAGCGGCCCGCTCACGCCCGAGGAGGCCGGATCGATCGGCTGCCAGATCGCGGCCGCGCTGGCGAAGTCCCACGACGAGGGTGTGGTGCACGGCGATGTGACGCCGGAGAACATCCTGGTCACCGACGAAGGCGTGGCGAGACTGACCGACTTCGGGATCTCGCGGGCCCTGTGGAGTGACGTCACCCACAGCACGACGGGCAGTGTGCGCGGCAAACCCCGGTATCTGGCCCCGGAGTTGGCCAAGGGGCAGCCCGCGGGCGAGAAGTCCGACGTGTTCTCCCTGGGTGCCTCCCTGTTCGCGGCGGTCGAGGGCCGGTCGCCGTACGGGGAGGCCGAACACCCCATGGCGTATCTGGCCCGGGCCGTCGAGGGACACATCGAGCCCGCGCACCGGGCCGGCCCGCTGGACGAGCCCCTCACCGCCCTGCTGGAGGTGGAGCCCCGGCGTCGGCCCGACGCCGCCAGGGCACAGAAGCTGCTGACGCGCGCCGCACCCCCGCCCCCGCACATACAGGAGCGGTTGCACGACAGCGGTACGGGGGACCTCGCGTCCCGCACGCTCCGGCTGCCGCGGCTCCTGCGCCGCCCGGGGGACTACACGCCCTTCATGCTGCAGCCGCCCCGGCCCGTACGCCGACGCCGCCACCACCCCTTGGTGGTCACGGCGGTGGCGCTGGCCGCGGCGGGCGCGATCACGGCCGGGCTCGTCCTCCTCGGCCCGTGGGCCTCGGACGGCGAGGACGGCAAGGGCGGCCGTGCCGACGCGAAACAGCCGGCCACGGCGCGGGCCGGTGCCATCGGCGACGAGCGCACGGCGGACCCCTGCGGGCTGCTCGGCGCGGCCTCGCTGAGCCGCTTCGGCGGCACGGAACTGGACCCCGACTACGGGGAGATCGACCGGTGCGACGTCCTGGTGCGCAACAACAGCGGTGACGACAACGCGGACGTCCAGGTGAACCTCGACTCGGACAGGGACGATTTCGACGGCATCGTGTCCACCCGCCTGGTCGGCAGCCTCACGGTCGTGACGCTCAAGCGTGACGGGAACGCCTGCGAACGGGCGGTCCTGACCACCGACGGCAAGCAGATCCGCGTCATCGGGAAGCAGCTCAACAAGGTGTCGCCCGACCCGTGCCAGCTGGCCGACGCCGCCTCCGACCGCGTAGTCGGCGTGCTGGCCGAGGGCCCGGTCCCCCGCCGTTCGTCGCCGCCGGCCAAGAACTCCCTGGCCAGGCTCGACGCCTGCACGCTGCTCGACGCCACCGAGCTCAAGCGGCTTCCCGGCGTCGAGGCGGACAACCGCGACGGCGGCTTCGGTTCCTGGAGCTGCGACTGGTCGAGCGACGACGGCAACCGCGAGGTGGAGATCCAGTTCAGCCGGGACAACTCCCTGGACGCCGACGACGGAAAGCCGGTGAACGTCGCCGGCACGAAGAGCTACGTCATCGCGGACGAGGCCGAGGACGACAGCTGCACCGTACGGACCCCGCACCGCACCTACCGGAACTCGGTCGGCGACCCCACCACCGAACACTTCCAGCTGACCGTGTACGCCCCGCAGTCGGCCAAGCAACTGTGCGACACGGCAACGGAGTTCGCGGCGGTCGTCGTACGGAACATCGCGAAGCGACTGCCGGGGGCGTGA
- a CDS encoding FHA domain-containing protein has product MPASGGRFLAATHGSLARGASAPLPGTLFALALTGGMTLGPGDGREVLFGRNRPEVHVCFGEDDPQLSRHQGTLTHRDGRWWVSNAGRLPIRCAGARLLFRGEEPLPLDTGYTPLFVGGSRGREHLLEVFVTGPEGERPRPRHGDVTSPPRVWVLTEQEKLALVVLGRRYLLHEPRPQPLTWRQTAAELAESQPHAGWTDKRVEHLVNGVRTRLSRDGVPWLTREELGEPLGNALNDNLIRALLSSTTLVPMDLALIDAA; this is encoded by the coding sequence ATGCCCGCTTCGGGTGGCCGGTTCCTGGCCGCCACCCACGGGAGCCTCGCCCGGGGCGCGTCCGCGCCGCTGCCCGGCACCCTCTTCGCCCTCGCGCTGACCGGCGGAATGACGCTGGGGCCGGGGGACGGGCGCGAGGTCCTGTTCGGCCGCAACCGGCCCGAGGTACACGTCTGCTTCGGCGAGGACGACCCCCAGCTCAGCCGCCACCAGGGCACGCTCACCCACCGGGACGGCCGCTGGTGGGTGAGCAACGCCGGGCGCCTGCCGATCCGGTGCGCCGGGGCCCGCCTGCTGTTCCGGGGCGAGGAGCCACTGCCGCTCGACACCGGCTACACCCCGCTGTTCGTCGGCGGTTCACGGGGCCGCGAGCACCTGCTGGAGGTCTTCGTCACCGGCCCCGAGGGCGAGCGGCCGCGACCGCGGCACGGGGACGTCACCAGCCCGCCCCGGGTGTGGGTCCTGACCGAGCAGGAGAAGCTCGCCCTCGTCGTCCTGGGCCGGCGGTACCTGCTGCACGAGCCCCGTCCACAGCCCCTGACCTGGAGACAGACCGCCGCCGAACTCGCCGAGTCGCAGCCGCACGCGGGCTGGACGGACAAACGCGTCGAACACCTGGTCAACGGCGTACGCACCCGCCTTTCCCGCGACGGCGTCCCCTGGCTGACCCGCGAGGAACTCGGCGAGCCCCTCGGTAACGCCCTCAACGACAACCTGATCCGGGCACTGCTGTCGTCGACCACGCTCGTGCCCATGGATCTGGCGTTGATCGACGCCGCCTAA